The following is a genomic window from Brachionichthys hirsutus isolate HB-005 chromosome 10, CSIRO-AGI_Bhir_v1, whole genome shotgun sequence.
AGGGACAAATCAATGTGCCAAAATGCAGCTTCAGTGAAAATCCTACTGGCTGCTTGCCTCCTCTTTACTTCACtcctctatttttatttttttgtaattcccCACAGGTCTACCACagatcccccccaccccccccccaccctcccttaCTTTCTCTCCTGTCTGTTTGCCTCCTCCACACCTCTGAGTACCAGCTGCTGAGAAGCAGCCTTTCTGTGACAGCAGGGGGAAGATGgctgggaggagagacggaggtgaAGATCACAGACTATACACAGATGGTCATATGTGTGTCTGCTTCAGCGACTCATGGGTGACGTGCTGTGATTTGTCACTCCACTCCATGTAGAAAGCTACCATCAGAAGTAAAACATTCTGAGGGCTGACTGTTCCGAGGAGTCGTCGTAGCTGAAGAGTTCCACTGGACACACACTTTTCAAGATGATGCATTTGCAAAAGCGCATCTATTCTAAATAGAGCCCATATTTTATTTGCAAACATAAACCAAAAAGACAGCCTTTATTGGATGTTATTTTGAGTGTTTTGATCTGAGCATGCACCAACCAGAGTAGCATCTCTACACTCTATGTCATGGTCTGGTCTTTAGCTCTTCTCGTTGCCATCTGGATGCTGCCTGTCTTCTAGTTTGGATCTATTTGGGTTTTTTAATCATTCGGGTCACCACTCTATTTTGGATGAAACATAACAGTCCCACATTAAGAACTACCTTTCCCTCTAATGGACCTTGGAAGTCCAACCTGATGGCAGGTCTTGATCTCTCACAGGCttgctgtcattttttttttttttttttttatggatctATAGCCATGTGGCGCGATATCCATAAAGATTTAAGCGATGGGTGGATCTGTGGGCGGACAATTCACTTTCTGTCATCGACGGATAAATTGTCTTTCACAAATACCTTTTACGCGTGAGGAGCGAGACCTGCCAGGCCTACTCATCGCACAGATGAGCGTGtcgtctgtgtaggttctcaagTCTCcctaaatcacgaagagcaaagacaaagactCAGCTGGACTTGtccaagtttggttgaagacgtttcacctctcatccgaggagcttcttcagttcagatCGTGACTTGTGTTGTGGAAGTCAGCCAGAAAGCTTGAGTGTGAGACAAGACAGAACTTGAGTgtgaatacaaaacaaaatgagcctCACAGACAAGCAGATGCTGACTAGCAGTTTTAGCAGCTATAAATACAGCAGCTCCAAATCATGAAGGAGGTTTCAGCAGACTGCCGGATGGACACGTGTGGCTGTTCATTTCTAAATGTCAGCCTGGATTTCCCTCTGTGCCAATCACCTCACAACCTTtcttcactcctcctcctcttcttcttttcccacTCCTTCCCCTCAATATCCCTCTGATGAAATGCCATTGGCCTGCCTGCAGCAATCAGTCCCTCCTCATATCAATGTCTGACATCCTGCGCCGGCAGAATTGAGCAAGAATTATCCCACTGGAAGCTGTTTTTCCATTATAATTAGAAAGCCAAAGAAAGGATTAAGCCACAGATCGTTCCATATCGAATTGCTAATTGTCTTTAGGAAGTGATCGAGGCCATCAGGCCTCTCAAATGGAGGCTCTAATACTTTAAAGATTTTACACTTTTTCTACAGTgggaagaggagaaatgaaTCTTTACATTTagcaatgcattttaaatttgtgcGTGAGAAATCACTTAGGATAGGTTGACTTGCAGTCTTTTGTTTTGGCTGGTTTAAGGTAAATGGGGCTCATGATTTATACTCAATAATTTACATTTCCTCTATTCTGGAATTTACAGTTTCCCCCCACGTGCCAGATTCCACCTTAACTCCTACTTTGCGTTTTCTGTTGGCCCATGAAGGAAATAGGCGACTCTGCACCTTGCATGTGTGAAGCCGCCAGCTGTTCCCCCTGCACCTGACTCCGTGCTGCGTGTTTTGCATTCTGTATAATGCACTGCATAAACAACCATCTGTTCAGTTTCTACAGACTCTGAGTGGCATCCATTTCTGCACTCGCATGGgaataaagaaaacagcaagGAAGACAACAGTCATTCGTGATGAGCTGTCAACATTTTAAGTTGTTTAATGTTGCTCATCCAGCTTCTAGCTGCTGATGCAACAGAGAATTCGTTTCTGTTTTTCAGTTAGATTAGGGCccttcattatttttgtttgaaggAATTATCAGTACACCGTCGGCTGATTTGAATACTTTTCTGCATATCACTCCATATTCAGTTTGCCACAGAGACCCAGCTGGTTTCTCTTTTTTGAAATAAGTGAAGGATCAATAAGTAgaaactaataattataaactataaaagcactcagagagcgcagatcttccccgagcagctcattcccctccaaatTAGATTTACATCGTCCacctggtgatctggatcatcatcaaaaggttctaaatcgttcttggtatctttttacaccaaccattaaaagtaaaagtgaatcggagttgagatgtatttttaactgaattttgaatcagtaaatggagtttttaatgttaaaatgtcatattttttcctgctgGGTCCGATCCAGATGGAATTCGGTCGTGAGATGGAGGCCCCTGCCTTACACGACGGTgccaaatttcataaacatcagtcaataacagactttgaagctccattggctgcaatgttaacaGAATTTTCAAAGTAATCCTGAATCTTTTAAATATTGAATCTGTTATATTTAAACCTCTAGATGTACTAactcttcttttcctccttggtgtgttttcttctctttttcccttcctctttctgctcaGTAATGGAAAACCATTCATCAGATTCATTATAAAGTCTCTAATTAGAAAAGGCGGCGATTCTTGTCTGTCACTGACGAAACTGCTGTTATAGTGCTGTACATGAGAAAAACGGGCGGCTCATCAGCCTTTCAGAGGAGGACCGTTAATGAAAATGATTTCCAGTGGCCGTTACAGATGCAGGTATTCATCTGGTACTCTGTTTTGTTGCTGCCAATCATAACGGCTCATGCAGTACAGCACATGAAAAGTTGACGAGTTTGACTGGGAACATCGGAGTAATATAACAAACCACACATCAAACCGAAAGCTGCCACTCTCATTCATTCTGCAGTGCTGAAGACACAAAGGTAGGACTGAAAGACATTCAGCACAGGTCACAGCTGGTTTTATTTCCAAACAGAGAGAAGAGGGACGAGGATGCACGATGAAAATTACATCAAGTATCTCTACATATCAACTAACGACTGCACAATGTCTCATAAAAGCGCTCTGGACAACAGGTCCAGTATTACCAAATGAAAAATAACAGTAGAGTAACAATACTCGGCTGCAGTAGAAGCCcaacagtaaacaaacacaaaaacacagcggAACAttagcagttttttggcaaggCAGTAATTCGCACTGTAATTCCTTTCCCATCTGCGTCCTTGTGTTCACGGAAGTTACACTGCCTCTGAAGCAACAGGGATGTAATTCAGATGGAGAAACTGCACATCtgatgaaagaaaaggaaacacattCTTATAGAATGTATACACACACAAGATCTAGCATGACTGCACAGTTTAATGTAAAGGCTGGGTCACTGGGATTCAAATGTATCACAACACTCTGAAATGTCACCATAAGTGAGGAATGATGTGGAGAAAAAAGTCGTTCAGTCACCTCAGGGCTTTGGGATGGGCATCAAACCTTGTTAAGACAGTACaggtttgtgtttaaaaatatgtCACAGCAATACAAGTCCATACTggtgtttttatgtatttatttgtattagaATATGactgtgtggtgtgtgtgtgtttgatggatATGCCTGAGGATACACCGTTTGGACACAACAGGCAGGTAAAGGAGGCTACGgctgggaaaaacaaaacaaaacaacacgcCAAACTTTAGAGAATGTCACAAATAGGAAATATTGCACTGACTTGTGCTGTTATACAAAGAGAAACCTGAAAATCACACATAAATCACTCAGAAattacagtaaaaaataaatatatcacaacgattaatcaataataaataagagGGTGTAAACATGGGTCACAAGAGGGCAgactgtgcgtgcgtgtgcgtgtgtgtgtgtgtgtgcgtgtgagcagATAATAACTCCAAGACAGCAAATGTTGAATGGGAAAAGCCCCTTGACAAGAGAGCGAGCACATGAATGGGCAGTCAGGGGAAATCCAAATACAACCtagcgtgtgcttgtgtgttgcttttttgttgttgtttttttgtctgcatgcaggtttttactttttttgtttattgGCATTCTATATATGTTGCTGTTGCTTTTATGTGCATCTCTTTCTCCCTGTGTCTCTACACATTGgtatatgtttgtgtgtctgcatcgATCGCTGCCTGTGTCATTCCCGCCGCTCCCTCCCTTTCACCGACTCAGTGGCCTTCACCGCTCGGGGGCTTGTTGTCGCGCTGCTGGCCCCCTGCCCCTCCAGGCAGCCAGGGGGAGACGGAGTGCGAGGTGGTCTGCTTGGCCATGCTGTAGTGGCTGATCACTGTGTAGAAGCGGCCCCTTGAATTTGCGTCTTGGGCGGCGTAGTAGGCCTCCAGGGACGCTGGGATGCACCGCTTGTGCTGTGAGCGATAAAGTCATCACTGAGGTTCAGATCATTTATCAATAAACTCATCGTTTAGCTCAAGCCTATCAAGGGAGGAAAATGCAAAATCTGCCATAACCTGTTTAAAGAGGTTGCTGATTTATTTAACGAGATGGCTGAGCTGATTGGATGATGAGGAGCCTTTGTTGCTGTAGATAATACAAACGTTAACGCAATACTGTCTTTTTATGCTGATATGCGAAATGTCTGGTATTTCTTTCTTAATATGACTTTTCGTTGAGGCTGTCCAACCAGAAATCATCCATccttcattttcttgtagacgaaaCGATTGCGATCTTTTCACCTACAGCCGCTTTAGCCGccttgctggagcctatcccagctaacTACCAACGAGAGGCAGGGTTTCACCAGCTcatcaaggggaaaaaaatagtaACAAATGTGATATTCATAAGTGGCATGTATAAACGGGGTGATTTAATTCATTCGAGGTCATAAATATATAACGTACTCCAATAGtatgttcagttcagttcaattCAAACAGATTATCTTAACTTCATCTTTTAAATtcagtatttctttatttttttgtttcattagcaaaaaaaaaaagtgcatttattattaataaccaAACAAAAAATTAGATGAAATCTGCATATTGACTGTATAGTAAAGCTCTGTGAGGAAAAAAGGTTCAGGATTCTCCTAGTCATGTGAAGGAGTTTATTACATCACGGCGCGCCTGCATAGCGTCCGtgtgcatgtccttttgtgcagctgcagagaatAGACCACACTGTGTGGATGTGCATGTGACACTTCTAATAACGCCTCTGCAGATTGCAGTCAGAGCCCCTGCAGAGGCGGTGGGCAGGAACGTagatttatccccccccccccttcagactaGATGTGTCCAAAGACTTCAAAGATGACCTCTAACAAACCGAGAAACTTTCAACTCCAGTGGAACTCTGGAAAAAGTGGATTTACGACATAACTGGTCATTTTCATCAAAACGTTGGCACAGCAACGACGGATGAGACGCCTCCGTGTCTTTCTTTAAAACACACCGTGAGCTTACGATTGATTATTTACTGATGGCTGTTGATATTACAGGCTTTGTTGGTAACATGGTGATGGGAGTATtgtgtgtttctcctctctCAAAGGTTATATAGCGAGAGAAGACGCGGGGACAAGAACACTCGAATATGTAATTCTAGTGCTGAAAGGTCAATTGAAATCGTCAGAGAGGAGAGACACACTGATTGATATACGCAGAGGCGTCGTCTGACATTTTGACAAATGGTTCGTCTAAAGAGGATCGACAAGAAAACTGTAAAATACACGGCAACAAGCTGCCGTCAGACGCCTGATTGTTCCCCAACATTGTCAAGTCAAGGACCCCGAATCTGATTAATGTCGGGAaccatattttaaaaaaaccttGTTTTAGCACATAAATCATGtacataatatataaaaacGTTGTGCCAGTTATGGATGATAGCTACTTTAATTCCTGGACTGTGAAgatgtaaaatgaaatgcaggTCTCACCTTATAAATGAATCCATCTGGGCAGGCGTGGTCGTAGGTGAAGGCTTTATAAACCACCAGGAACACGATGCAGGCGAGGAAGGCCAGGGCCAGGATGATCAGGATCGTCACCTAGCGGGAGGACAAACACcggtgagtgagtgtgtgtgtgtgtgtgggtgtgtgttcctGATGAGCTGTGTGATAAACAAAGTAGTATTTGTGATACTATGTCAAGACACAGAGCAGATATTATGATTAGTGGCTGGTTTCTACAGGACGTCTCACCTCATCCTgcaggtagtcgtcgacttcCGACCACAATTGGATCTGAGGTATCAGCGTTTGCCGACTTGGTTGCAAGTCGGGCCATGTAAAATTACCGTATGGATATCATGCTgggtcatgattctgtaaatgaggagtagctGGAGACTATTTCCTCTTGGAGACTGTCGTGCACTTGATTCGCGCGCTTCCTTTCTGTAGCAGCTCATGTCTTAAAAATACAAACCAGTCGTATGTCGCATCGGTCACTACCTGTCCTGTACATGCAGTATATGCAGTATATGTACTGCACCAAGACCATTTTGTGGAGCAGTCACACTGCAGGTCAATCCTGTTCAAGTGCATTGGTGCATTCAACTACTGTATAATCTCCATGACAACGTTCCCTCTTTAATGAGGGGGAACAAAAGCTCACGAAAGCTGTCGTTGACTTGTttcagcaaaacacaaaataacccTGGAACCATCTTCGCCTCCTGTtgcgcgcacacactcacactctgtCATGTGATTTGAGTTTTAATTTACAGCACAACAAGCTCTGTTTCTAGTAATAGTAATCAAGGAGTGTGTGCAAAATGTACTTGTGATGAATGGTATTCTGTTTATTTGCCCTTTGTCCAataggaatatatatatatatatatatatttaatgttttttaattgtTCAGTATCTTGTCTTCTCAGATCCAGGTAACATTCAGCAGCCTTCGTGGCTACAACCCAAAGCTCGATGTTGCTGTTCTGAAGTCAGCAAGAGAAATCAATTCTTGCTTCAACAACTGTCGTAATGTTTCCAGCTGCCGACAGCAAGAAGcgcacccacgcacacacgcacacacacacacatgcaaatgctTCTTGTTACTCTCAATGTGGAGGCGACAAACAGATTCATAAATCGCATTTGGTCAAAGAAAAGACTGTTTAGATGAGAGTGAGACTTCCCTGTGCAAAAGGGGAAATGCTTTTCCACAGCACAATACGCGTCAGACTACAGATcgacagcaacacaacaaaacaatcaacTGACAGTCTGCCATTTAAGGCGGCTAAAAAGGTGGCAGGAATCAGGTCGTTTCCACAGGGAGACCTTCTGCACCTCAGATCTGCGCGCCGGAGCCCTGAGGACATccgggggaggaggcggggggatCGAGTGGGGGGTTTATATCCCGAGATACTGATGCTGCAATGAATGCTATGTCTTTATTATTAAGGCCTCTGAGGTCCGGTGAGGTTTGCAGTTTATGTTGGATAAGCAGGTGGAACAGCAGGACGGTCGGGATGaagctctgctgcagcaggaggaggaggagatgaggagcgACTTGCACTCCTCTGACTGATGACATTTATGAGCTGCTCAAAACTGACCTTTCAAGCATTAACGTCTGC
Proteins encoded in this region:
- the LOC137900511 gene encoding neuronal vesicle trafficking-associated protein 2-like; this translates as MVKLGSNLQDKGAKPVSVEDGFQNVPLITPLDVGSLQSQAPDKVVVKTRTEYQTEKKRLKVPKVEEFTISFTDGVSERLKVTILIILALAFLACIVFLVVYKAFTYDHACPDGFIYKHKRCIPASLEAYYAAQDANSRGRFYTVISHYSMAKQTTSHSVSPWLPGGAGGQQRDNKPPSGEGH